The genomic interval CCAGCGTGGCCCCAAAACCGCGCGCCAGCTCTTTGCGAATAGAAGAATGGAATAACATCGTTGACGGATTGCAAGCTACCGTGCGGCGGACCCTGTTGGACCCAACCACACGACAACACGACTAAATTTATGAACTTTGAACTGAAATCCTTGGACCTGGCCGCCTGCGCCGCCGAGAAATGCGATGCCCTGATTGTGCTGGTGTCCGAGGCCTTTTCCTCGACCACGCCTGGCAAGGACGCATTGTCTCAGTTGATTGCCCAGGCCCGCACGTCCGGGGATTTGGAGGCCAAGCCGGGCAAGTTGCTGCAAATGTACCGCCCGGCCGCCGCCGCCGCCACGCGGGTGCTGCTGGTGGGCGTGGGCGACGGCGCAGTGCGCCACGTGCGCCAGGCGGTCGCCACCGCCGTGGCCGCCGCCAAGGGTCCCTCGGTGCGCAAGGTGCTGATCAGCTTTGCCGGTGCCGACGCCAAAAAATCGGTACGCGCCGCGGTGCAGGCCGTGGCCGAGGCCACCTATGTCTACACCACCACCAAGTCCAAGCCCGAGGGCCGCGTGCTGGCCAACGTCTGGCTGTGCGCCCCCGATGCGGCGGCGGCCCAGGCCGAGCTGGCCCTGGGCACGGCCACGGTGGCCGGTGTCGAGCTGGCCAAGGAATGGGCCAACCGCCCCGGCAACCACGCCACGCCCACCTTGCTGGGCACGGCGGCCAAGTCGCTGGCGCGCTTCCCCAAGATCCGCTGCGAAGTGCTGGGGCCCAAGGAAGTGGCCGCACTCGGCATGGGCTCGTTCATGTCGGTGGCCCAGGGCTCCAAGGAGCCGCTGCGCTTTATCGTGCTGCATTACAGCGGCGCGGCCAAAACAGTGGCCCCCACGGTGCTGGTGGGCAAGGGCATCACCTTTGACACCGGAGGCATCTCCATTAAGCCCGCGGCCGAAATGGACGAGATGAAGTTCGACATGTGCGGTGCCGCCAGCGTGCTGGGCGTGTTCCGTGCGCTGGGCGATTTGAAGCCCGCCATCAATGTGGTGGGCCTGATCCCGGCTTGCGAAAACATGCCCGACGGTGGCGCGGTCAAGCCCGGCGACGTGGTCACCAGCATGAGCGGCCAGACTATTGAAAACCTCAACACCGATGCCGAAGGCCGCCTGGTGCTGTGCGACGCGCTGACCTACGCCGCCCGCTTCAAGCCCCGCGCGGTGATCGACATCGCCACCCTCACCGGTGCCTGCGTGGTGGCCCTGGGCGGCGTGCGCAGTGGCATGTTCTCGGCCGACGACAGCCTGGCTGCCGCCCTGCAGGCCGCAGGCGAATCTGCCATGGATCCGTGCTGGCGCCTGCCGCTGGACGACGAATACGGCGAAGGCCTGAAGTCCAACTTTGCCGACCTGGCCAACGTGGCCGGGCGCGCGGGCGGGGCCATCACCGCCGCCAAGTTCCTGCAGAAGTTCACCGGCAAAATGCCCTGGGCGCACCTGGACATTGCCGGCACGGCCTGGAAGAGCGGGGCCGCCAAGGGTGCGACTGGGCGGCCCGTGGGTCTGCTGCTGGACTATGTATTAAACCAGCCTCCAGCGCTGATGGAGTCAGCACAGGCAGCTCCTAAATCGATAGTGCGGCGTAAAAGGGCAACGCCGGCCACACCGGTCAAGACGCCGGCCAAAACCCCGCGCAAAACAGCCGCCAAGTAAACCTGTCTGCCCGCCCATGACCCACGTAGAGTTCCACTTCAACGCGCCCGACAAGATCGCCTACGCCTGCCGTTTGCTGCGCAAGGCCAGCCGCCAGGCCGGGCGGGTGGTGGTGGTGGCAGGGCCCGAGTTGCTGCAGGCCCTGGACGCGGCCCTGTGGAGCTTCAGCGCCACCGACTTCGTGGCCCACACCCTGGCCACGCCGGATCCCACGGTGCTGGCCGCATCGCCCGTGCTGCTGCTGGAGTCGGCGCTGGAGGCTCCGCACCAGCAGGTCCTGCTGCAACTGGGCGACACCGTGCCCGCCGGGTTCGAGCGCTTCGAGCGTCTGATCGAAGTGGTCACCTTGGAGGAAGATGACCGCGTGCTGGCCCGCCAGCGCTGGAAGCACTACGCAGGCCGGGGTTACGCCGTGCAGCGCAAGGATCTGGAATTGAAAGAGCCCGCATGATGGTTGATTCCCCCCGCCAACCCCCGCGTTTTGTGCCCACACTCACCGAAGTGGTGCAGCCCATTTCGGTGCCTGTCGCTCCCGCGACACCGCCCGGATTTATCACTGCCGAGGCGCTGGAGGACCAAATCATCCACCGCGTGATGCAGCGCATCGACCTATCGCTGGAGCGGCGTTTGCGCGAGGCGGTAGCAGCCATGGTGCTACAGCAAACCCAGTCTTTGGTTCCGCGTTTGCGCGAAGAAATAGAGTTCGTAGTGCGCCAATCGGTGTCCGACGCGGTGGCCGACGAACTGGCTACGCGCCTTCCATAACCGGTAAAAATACCGTTTTTGTATGCCCCAGATGGGCGCAAAAATGGTTGTCCGCGTGTTCCCTATGTTTCGGGCCTAAAAATTGCGGTATGGTTCGGCCCGTGGATTTACCCATTCACTGTGTCTATCGCTATCCAGCCATTTTGTACATTGGAGTTTTTATGCAAATGAAGTTGAAATTGACCGTAGCTGCTGCCGTTACTGTTGTGGCAGGTATGGCTTCTGCCCAGGACGTGCAGGTCGTGAAAATCGGCCACGTTGCGCCCATGTCGGGTGGCCAAGCCCACTACGGTAAAGACAACGAAAACGGTGCACGCATGGCCGTGGAAGACTTGAACACGCAAAACGTCGTGATCGGTGGCAAGAAGATCAAGTTCGAGCTGATGGCTGAAGACGACGCTGCCGATCCAAAGCAAGGCACGGCGGCTGCGCAAAAGCTGTGCGATGCCAAGGTCAACGGCGTGGTGGGCCACCTGAATTCGGGTACCACGATCCCTGCATCCAAGGTCTACAACGACTGCGGTATCCCCCACATCACCGGTGCGGCCACCAACCCCAACCTGACCAAGCCAGGCTACAAGACCACCTACCGCATCATCGCCAACGACAACTCGCTGGGTGCCGGGCTGGCTTTCTACGCGGTAGACGCACTGAAGCTGAAGAAGGTTGCCATCATCGACGACCGTACCGCCTACGGCCAAGGTGTGGCCGAAGTGTTCAAGAAGACCGCCTTGGCCAAGGGCATGGCGGTTGTGGACGAGCAGTTCACCACCGACAAAGCTACCGACTTCATGGCGATCCTGACCTCCATCAAGTCCAAGGCACCCGACGCCATCTTCTTCGGCGGCATGGACCCCCAGGCTGGCCCGATGTTGCGCCAGATGGAACAGCTGGGCATGACCAACGTCAAGTACTTTGGCGGTGACGGCCTGTGCACCAACGAAGTGGCCAAGCTGGCCGCCGGTGCCAAGACGCTGGACAACGTGGTGTGCGCTGAAGGCGGCGCTTCCCTGGTGAAGATGCCTGGCGGCGTGGAATGGAAGAAGCGCTACGATGCCAAGTACCCTGGCCAGTTCCAGATCTACAGCCCGTACACCTACGACGCCACGATGGTGCTGGTCGATGCCATGAAGCGCGCCAACTCCACCGACCCCAAGGTCTACACCCCCGAGTTGCTGAAAACCAACTACAAGGGCGTGACCACCACCATCAGCTTCGAACCTAACGGCGAACTGAAGAACCCATCGATCACCCTGTCCGTCTACAAAGACGGCAAGAAGACCGCGCTGAACTAAGCAGTTCCAGCACCCACAAAAAAGCCACCGCGAGGTGGCTTTTTTGCGTCTGGAGCCTGGATGGCAGTTGCTACATATTCAGTAGCATTTACCGCCCGTTCTATCAGCACAGGCGGTCAAAAAAGCATACAGGTTCTATGCCCTTGCGTCGCCCCAGCGGAGCTGGGCCATGTCGTCGCCCCGGTACAGGGTTTCACCGGCGCGGTCCACGCAGTAGTTAGGCGACACAATCATCTCGAAGAAATGCATGTCGGCGGCGATACGGGTGTATTCGAAAAGGATGCTGCGGGTCACCTTGGCGCCCGAGCGAATCACGCTGCCGTGGCCGATCCAGCAGGGGCCGATGATGGTGGCACCGGGCTCTACCTTGACGCTGGAGCCCAGGTACACCGGGCCCTGGATGTTGCACTGGTCCCAGGCGATGGAGGTGTTCAGCCCCACCCAGATGCCGGGTTTGACCTCGCGGCCCGGGATGTTCATCTGCGCCACTTCGCCGCGCAGCACGCGCTGCAGCACCGACCAGTAATCGCTGACACGGCCAATGTCGATCCAGTTGAAGAAGCGCTTCTGGGCGTAGAAGGGCAGCTTTTCGGCCACCAGCTGCGGGAACAGCTCTGCACCGATGTCATACACCTTGTTGGCCGGAATCATGTCGATGACCTCGGGCTCGAAGATATAGATGCCGGTGCTGGCCAGGGTGGACTGGGCCTCTTCGGGCTTGGGCTTTTCCTGGAAGGACTGGATTTGGCCTTCTTCATTGGCCACCACAATGCCGTAGTTGGAGACTTCGTTCAAAGGCACGTCCAGTGTCACCACACTGGCAATGGCGCCCTTGGTCTTGTGCTCGTGCAGGGCCGCGCCGATGTCCAGGTCGATCAGCGCGTCGCCGCACAGCACCAGGGTGGTCTCGTCAAAAAATCCGCTGAAATCCTGGATGCGGCGCATGCCGCCAGCCGAACCAAAGGGCTTGGGAATCACGTCGCCATGTTCGCGCACGCCTTCGTAGGCGTAGCCGATCTGCACGCCCCAGCGGTGACCGTCACCAAAATACTGCTCGATTTTGTGGTGGTGGTAGGCCACGTTGACCATGATTTCTTTGATGCCGTAGTTGGCCAGGTGCTCGATCAGGTATTCCATGACCGGCTTGCCCAAAATCGGCACCATGGGCTTGGGCAAGTCTTTTGTCAGCGGGCGAACCCGTGTTCCTTGCCCTGCCGCCAAAATCATTCCCTTTGCCATGCTGGTATTTCCCTTATTGAGTGTGAGCCGTATGTGGTCCGCAGATTATGAGTGTTAAGTTTGACGTTTCAGGGTCCGTTGGGCCTGCGGCTCGCTCCACTTGTCACCAATGCTATGGACATACCAATACGATGACTGTGCGGTAGGTAACACACGGAAACAAAAAAAGGCCTGTCGTTGCAATAACGACAGGCCTGATATTGGCGGAACAGGCGGGATTCGAACCCGCGGAGGGCTATTAACCCTCACACGCTTTCCAGGCGTGCGACTTAAACCGCTCATCCACCGTTCCTAAGCCCACAAGTATAGCAGTCAATGGGCCGCATTCCGGCCCGGCACCGCATGTTTCTCAAGATCTTCCAGCAACACGAATTCCAGCGCCCGGATGTGGGTGGATTCCAGCACCACCTGTGGGGCCACGCCGGCCTCGAAAGCCTCTTTCCAGCGGTTGGCGCACAGGCACCAGCGGTCGCCCGGGCGCAGACCGGCAAAGCGCCACTGGGGCCGCGGCGTGCTCAGGTCGTTGCCACGGGCCAGCGAGAAGGCCAGAAACTCGGCCGTCACCTTGGTGCAGATGACGTGGGAGCCGCTGTCGGTCTCATCGGTGCTGCAGCAGCCGTCGCGGAAATAGCCGGTCAGCGGGTCGTAGGAGCAGGGCACCAATTCGTTGCCCAGCACGTTGTGTTCGATGGCAGGGGTGTCCATGGTGTTCCTAAGATGCTTTGACGGTGTTGACCATCTTCATGGCGGAGCCGATCAGGGCCGACACCTCGGTCATGTTGCTGGGCACGATCAAGGTGGTGTGGGCATTGGCGGCCACCTTGGCGTAGGCCTCCACGGCTTTTTCGGCCACCTTGAGCTGTACCGCCTGCTCACCGCCCGGCTGGCGGATGGCAGCGGCCACCAGTTCAATGGCGTGGGCATTGGCCTGGGCCACCGCAGTGATGGAGGCGGCTTCGCCCTGGGCCTTGTTGATGACGGCCTGCTTCTCGCCCTCGGAGCGGGCGATGAAGGCCTCGCGCTCGCCGGTGGCGATGTTGATCTGCTCCTGGCGGCGGCCTTCGGACGCGGCAATCAATGCACGTTTTTCGCGTTCGGCGGTGATCTGCGCCTGCATGGCGTGCAGGATTTCCTTCGGGGGCGTCAGGTCCTTGATTTCGTAGCGCAGCACCTTCACGCCCCAGTTCAGGGCGGCTTCGTCGATGGCGGCCACCACCTGGGCGTTGATGATGTCGCGCTCTTCAAAGGTTTTGTCCAGCTCCAGCTTGCCGATCACGCTACGCAGCGAGGTTTGCGCCAGCTGGCTGATGGCCATGATGTAGTTGCTGGAGCCGTAGCTGGCGCGCATGGCATCCGTCACCTGGAAGTACAAAATGCCATCCACCTGCAGCTGGGTGTTGTCGCGGGTAATGCAGACCTGGCTGGGAATGTCGAGCGGGATTTCTTTCAGCACATGCTTATAGGCCACGCGGTCTACAAACGGCACCAGAAAGTTCAGGCCCGGGGTCAGCGTGCCGTGGTATTTGCCCAGACGCTCAATCACCCAGGCGTGCTGCTGGGGCACTACTTTGAGGGTGCGGCTGATGAAGATGACGGCAATGACGAGTACGACGATGGCAATTTCCATGGAATCTCCGGTTAGAACTTGAAGTGTTTCACAGTTTGTCGACCAGCAGGCGGTTGCCAATGACTTCGACCACGCGGTGCGGGCCCGGGGAGGGCGCGTTGCCGGGGCGGTGCAGCACCGTCCAGTTGGCACCCCGGTAGTGCACCTGGGCCGTGCCGTCGGGGCTCCAGGCATCCACCTGCACGGTTTCGCCGATATCCAGATTTACATCCGGGTTGGCGTTGGCGGGCAGGCTCTTGGGGCGCTGGCTGCGGATGCGGTGCCACAGCACCACGGCACCACCGCCGACCGCGCTGGCGATCAGCGTTTGCACCACGCTGCTGACACCCGCATAGGCCGCCAGGGCGGCCGCCGCAAAGCCCAGGGCCAGCATCAGCAAATAGAAGGTGCCGGTGAGCAATTCGGCCACGATGGCCCCGCCCGCCAACAGCCACCAGATCGTCGATTCCGCCATAGAGCGCCTTTGCTTGTATTCGTATCACCACATTTTGGAACCAATTCAGGGCATCCCCCTAGAAGCTTCATA from Comamonadaceae bacterium OS-1 carries:
- the livK gene encoding leucine-specific-binding protein, whose translation is MQMKLKLTVAAAVTVVAGMASAQDVQVVKIGHVAPMSGGQAHYGKDNENGARMAVEDLNTQNVVIGGKKIKFELMAEDDAADPKQGTAAAQKLCDAKVNGVVGHLNSGTTIPASKVYNDCGIPHITGAATNPNLTKPGYKTTYRIIANDNSLGAGLAFYAVDALKLKKVAIIDDRTAYGQGVAEVFKKTALAKGMAVVDEQFTTDKATDFMAILTSIKSKAPDAIFFGGMDPQAGPMLRQMEQLGMTNVKYFGGDGLCTNEVAKLAAGAKTLDNVVCAEGGASLVKMPGGVEWKKRYDAKYPGQFQIYSPYTYDATMVLVDAMKRANSTDPKVYTPELLKTNYKGVTTTISFEPNGELKNPSITLSVYKDGKKTALN
- the qmcA gene encoding protein QmcA; translation: MEIAIVVLVIAVIFISRTLKVVPQQHAWVIERLGKYHGTLTPGLNFLVPFVDRVAYKHVLKEIPLDIPSQVCITRDNTQLQVDGILYFQVTDAMRASYGSSNYIMAISQLAQTSLRSVIGKLELDKTFEERDIINAQVVAAIDEAALNWGVKVLRYEIKDLTPPKEILHAMQAQITAEREKRALIAASEGRRQEQINIATGEREAFIARSEGEKQAVINKAQGEAASITAVAQANAHAIELVAAAIRQPGGEQAVQLKVAEKAVEAYAKVAANAHTTLIVPSNMTEVSALIGSAMKMVNTVKAS
- the cugP gene encoding UTP--glucose-1-phosphate uridylyltransferase; the protein is MAKGMILAAGQGTRVRPLTKDLPKPMVPILGKPVMEYLIEHLANYGIKEIMVNVAYHHHKIEQYFGDGHRWGVQIGYAYEGVREHGDVIPKPFGSAGGMRRIQDFSGFFDETTLVLCGDALIDLDIGAALHEHKTKGAIASVVTLDVPLNEVSNYGIVVANEEGQIQSFQEKPKPEEAQSTLASTGIYIFEPEVIDMIPANKVYDIGAELFPQLVAEKLPFYAQKRFFNWIDIGRVSDYWSVLQRVLRGEVAQMNIPGREVKPGIWVGLNTSIAWDQCNIQGPVYLGSSVKVEPGATIIGPCWIGHGSVIRSGAKVTRSILFEYTRIAADMHFFEMIVSPNYCVDRAGETLYRGDDMAQLRWGDARA
- the pepA gene encoding cytosol aminopeptidase, coding for MNFELKSLDLAACAAEKCDALIVLVSEAFSSTTPGKDALSQLIAQARTSGDLEAKPGKLLQMYRPAAAAATRVLLVGVGDGAVRHVRQAVATAVAAAKGPSVRKVLISFAGADAKKSVRAAVQAVAEATYVYTTTKSKPEGRVLANVWLCAPDAAAAQAELALGTATVAGVELAKEWANRPGNHATPTLLGTAAKSLARFPKIRCEVLGPKEVAALGMGSFMSVAQGSKEPLRFIVLHYSGAAKTVAPTVLVGKGITFDTGGISIKPAAEMDEMKFDMCGAASVLGVFRALGDLKPAINVVGLIPACENMPDGGAVKPGDVVTSMSGQTIENLNTDAEGRLVLCDALTYAARFKPRAVIDIATLTGACVVALGGVRSGMFSADDSLAAALQAAGESAMDPCWRLPLDDEYGEGLKSNFADLANVAGRAGGAITAAKFLQKFTGKMPWAHLDIAGTAWKSGAAKGATGRPVGLLLDYVLNQPPALMESAQAAPKSIVRRKRATPATPVKTPAKTPRKTAAK